One region of Methanobrevibacter wolinii SH genomic DNA includes:
- a CDS encoding TrmB family transcriptional regulator — translation MDNIIYSLKILGLSHYEAEAYISLNKLISAKADEISELANIPRTKVYYVLKELDKKGFIKIDHGTRPLTYTVIPPFNVYNNKKEELIKKLNESGERLNEIYNNQINETQAPV, via the coding sequence ATGGATAACATTATATACTCTTTAAAAATATTAGGTTTAAGCCATTATGAAGCAGAAGCATATATTAGCTTAAATAAGTTAATTTCAGCAAAAGCAGATGAAATATCTGAACTTGCGAATATACCTAGAACAAAAGTATATTATGTTTTAAAAGAGTTAGACAAAAAAGGATTTATTAAAATAGATCATGGAACAAGGCCTTTAACATATACAGTTATCCCTCCATTTAATGTATATAATAATAAAAAAGAAGAGCTTATTAAAAAACTTAACGAAAGTGGTGAAAGATTAAATGAAATATACAATAATCAAATAAACGAAACACAAGCGCCCGTTTGA
- a CDS encoding right-handed parallel beta-helix repeat-containing protein — MGGENILKFRKLLIVLSCLFVLLSCIGMSFAANSDNISSTDVSVYNSSVGFDNASNHGSTNGVLDYGSSNVSAYAANCNSNNALDSDSKSEDSLISNNSNKSLVSSSNSFIQKDNELTGDKSVYISSNGSDDAGDGSELSPFKTFDKGFDYCRNHNIKTIYVEGTYYGEIWVSLDDLTIIGINNPVISGGKTSRGLTNYASNLTIKGFTFKDCYKRIGASIFDSGGITVINCTFIDNYAWGAGGAIYAPSEYFKVINSTFISNVAYQGAAIYGEYGASIINSTFVNNGNASTSQGGAVFMYGDNLYVENCSFVNNTANYVGGAFITYSAGNVTCINSSFINNSAKVAGGAIISDGESNYINNCTFINNSALNYGGAVSLFSGNVSNSRFINNTCELGSAICSNNLQVSNVSVINPRSNGSDIVVLSYGVINDTNSSVVKVYNYPIMDGTLYNGTSDGYIGFCAEKHNHEPYYGSYSISLDGIKNNLNGACVGEYVKLLIYHNLNQSSNLNSTDIKLIQQWIWDFTDTNFLESNDTVIQDTIRRYNAGERIPSVSAKVLDNGTVLNYLFRSSFSANNYQNMFMFKILSGVDNITVLKDTLDSNVVVGDLVRFNITVRNDGNLTLDDMFINDSDYDAGLNYYDYVNGTGLWDYEGNHIWVLTSPLNLGESRNIILLFNTTKEGVLNNNVSAGYLNKTLSYAVNNTTVSHHNTTNTTNNTNNTTNNKRNNSTNNTTNNTPKSDNNTTNSTPQVNSNNRDKGFMYNTGNPLFILIITLVLLLFGGFKGNNKK, encoded by the coding sequence ATGGGGGGTGAGAATATCTTAAAGTTTAGGAAATTACTAATTGTTTTATCATGTTTGTTTGTTCTATTGTCTTGTATTGGAATGAGCTTTGCTGCAAATTCTGATAATATCTCTTCAACTGATGTTTCGGTATATAACTCTTCTGTTGGTTTTGATAATGCCTCTAATCATGGTTCTACTAATGGTGTTTTGGATTATGGTTCTAGTAATGTTTCAGCTTATGCTGCTAACTGCAATTCTAATAATGCTCTAGATTCTGATTCTAAATCTGAGGATAGTCTAATCTCTAATAATTCTAATAAGAGTTTAGTTTCTAGTTCAAATTCTTTTATTCAAAAGGATAATGAACTTACAGGTGATAAGTCAGTATATATTTCTAGTAATGGTAGTGATGATGCTGGCGATGGATCTGAATTATCTCCATTTAAAACATTTGATAAAGGTTTTGATTACTGCAGAAATCACAACATTAAAACCATCTATGTGGAGGGAACTTATTATGGTGAAATCTGGGTGTCCCTAGATGATTTGACTATAATCGGTATAAACAATCCTGTTATTTCAGGTGGTAAAACTAGTCGTGGATTAACTAATTATGCCTCCAATCTTACTATTAAAGGATTTACTTTTAAAGATTGTTATAAGCGTATTGGTGCTTCAATTTTTGATTCTGGTGGTATTACCGTAATAAACTGTACATTCATTGATAACTATGCTTGGGGTGCAGGTGGTGCAATTTATGCGCCTTCAGAGTATTTTAAAGTAATCAATTCAACATTCATTAGTAATGTTGCATATCAGGGCGCCGCTATCTATGGTGAATATGGTGCTAGTATAATTAATTCAACATTCGTTAATAATGGAAATGCCAGTACAAGTCAGGGTGGTGCAGTATTCATGTATGGTGATAACTTGTATGTTGAAAATTGTAGTTTTGTTAATAACACTGCAAATTATGTTGGTGGTGCGTTTATAACTTATAGTGCTGGTAATGTTACCTGCATTAACTCCAGTTTTATCAATAATTCTGCGAAAGTAGCTGGTGGTGCTATTATCTCTGATGGTGAGAGTAATTATATAAATAACTGTACTTTTATTAATAATAGTGCTTTAAACTATGGTGGTGCTGTAAGTTTATTTAGTGGAAATGTTTCTAATTCCAGGTTTATTAATAATACATGTGAATTAGGTTCTGCAATATGTAGTAATAATCTACAGGTATCTAATGTAAGTGTTATTAATCCTCGCTCTAATGGTTCAGACATTGTGGTGTTATCTTATGGAGTAATAAATGACACCAATAGCTCTGTTGTTAAAGTATATAACTATCCAATCATGGATGGAACTTTATACAATGGGACTAGTGATGGATATATTGGTTTTTGTGCAGAAAAACACAATCATGAACCTTATTATGGTTCTTATTCAATTAGTTTAGATGGTATTAAGAATAATCTCAATGGGGCCTGTGTTGGTGAATATGTCAAATTGTTAATATACCATAATTTAAATCAAAGTTCTAATTTAAATAGTACAGATATTAAGTTAATCCAACAATGGATTTGGGATTTTACAGATACTAATTTTTTAGAATCAAATGATACCGTTATTCAGGATACCATTAGAAGGTATAATGCTGGCGAACGTATTCCTTCAGTATCTGCTAAAGTTTTGGATAACGGCACAGTCTTAAATTATCTATTCAGGTCTTCATTTTCTGCAAATAACTATCAGAACATGTTCATGTTTAAAATTCTTTCTGGTGTTGACAATATTACAGTACTTAAAGATACTTTGGATTCTAATGTTGTTGTCGGTGATTTGGTTAGATTCAATATTACTGTAAGGAACGATGGTAATTTAACACTTGATGACATGTTTATTAATGATTCTGATTATGATGCTGGTCTCAATTATTATGATTACGTTAACGGTACTGGTTTATGGGATTATGAAGGAAATCACATTTGGGTTTTAACAAGCCCTTTAAACCTAGGTGAATCAAGAAACATCATCCTGTTATTTAATACCACTAAAGAGGGTGTTTTAAACAATAATGTTAGTGCAGGTTACTTGAACAAAACCTTGTCCTATGCAGTAAACAATACAACTGTAAGCCATCACAACACCACAAACACTACAAATAATACAAACAATACAACAAATAACAAAAGAAACAACAGTACAAACAATACAACAAATAATACTCCAAAATCAGATAACAATACAACAAACAGTACACCACAAGTAAATTCCAATAATAGAGATAAAGGATTTATGTACAATACTGGAAATCCATTATTTATTTTAATAATAACATTAGTTCTATTATTGTTTGGGGGTTTTAAGGGTAATAATAAAAAATAG